A genomic segment from Schistocerca piceifrons isolate TAMUIC-IGC-003096 chromosome 4, iqSchPice1.1, whole genome shotgun sequence encodes:
- the LOC124796355 gene encoding uncharacterized protein LOC124796355 — protein MVARLFLALTVTAWCCYLVASQVTFSRDWSPGKRSPEPTCAKHAASICQILVNELRQLAACEMKSLLRYHAEEVNVPQEIYIDGNGGR, from the exons ACTGTTTCTCGCACTGACGGTGACGGCATGGTGTTGCTACCTGGTGGCATCCCAGGTGACCTTCTCAAGGGACTGGAGCCCAGGAAAACGCAGTCCCGAGCCTACTTGTGCCAAACATGCTGCCTCCATCTGCCAGATCCTCGTG AACGAACTTCGTCAACTGGCAGCGTGTGAAATGAAGTCCCTGCTGCGATACCACGCCGAAGAAGTGAATGTTCCCCAAGAAATTTACATTGACGGAAATGGTGGAAGATAA